Part of the Neisseria brasiliensis genome is shown below.
GGGTGAACAAACCCTTTTTTTGCTCTGCTTGAGCCATAATTCAATTACCCCTTAATTTCATATGAGAAAGAATGAGAAACGCAATTCCCCTTGCATTTCCCATTCTCAAAATCAGTCATTGGTGTGTGCCGTTACTTCTTCCAACGAAGTCAACCCCTGCATGACTTTCAATAAACCAGCACGACGCAAATCCACCATGCCTTCTTGGTAAGCCATGTTTTGGATATCGACTTCCGTGCCGTTATCCATAATCACACGTTGCATTTCTTCGGTAATCGGCATCACTTCATACACACCGACACGGCCTTTAAAACCTTTGCCGCGACAACTGTCACAACCAACCGGACGGTACATTTGCCAATCATTGGCCAAATCTTCATCAGTAAACCCAGCTTTTTTCAATGCCGGAACCGGCGGACGTTCAATCGGTTTTTTACAACTTGGGCACAGGCGACGCAACAAACGCTGCGCCATAATCAAACTTACCGAACTGGCAATATTAAAAGGCGCCACGCCCATATTCAGCATACGCGACAAGGTTGCCGGTGCATTATTGGTGTGCAATGTCGAAAACACCATATGACCGGTTTGCGCGGCTTTAATCGCAATATCGGCAGTTTCCAAGTCACGAATCTCGCCGACCATGATGATGTCCGGATCCTGACGCAGGAAAGATTTCAGCGCAGCCGCAAAGGTCAGGCCTTGTTTGTCATTGACGTTAACCTGATTAATTCCCGGCAAGTTAATCTCGGCAGGGTCTTCCGCGGTGGAAATATTCACGTCTTCCGTGTTCAAAATATTCAGGCAGGTATACAGCGAAACAGTTTTACCCGAGCCGGTAGGGCCGGTCACCAGCACCATACCGTAAGGACGGTGAATGGCTTCAAGCAGCATTTCTTTTTGGAATGGCTCAAAGCCCAATTGGTCGATATTCAATGTGGCGGCATCCGAATTCAGAATACGCATCACCACTTTTTCACCGAACAAAGTCGGCAAGGTACTCACACGGAAATCAATCGGGCGACCATGTTTATGGAAGGCAATCTGAATACGACCATCTTGCGGCACGCGTTTTTCAGAAATATCCAAGCGCGCCATCACTTTAATACGTGAGGCCAACTGACCGCGCACAGCAACCGGCGGCTGCACTACTTCACGCAATTGGCCATCGACACGGAAACGCACACGCGCCATTTGCTCGTAAAATTCAAAATGGATATCTGAGGCACCGGCATTCAAGGCATCAGACAATGTTTTATGAATAAAACGCGGAATCGGACCATCTTCCGCTTCTTCATTGTCGATATACAACGCTTGCGGTGTTTGAGAAGATTCCTGCTCTTGGCTGATTTCTTTCAAAATGGTAGTCGAACGTTGACCAATCCATTCCAGTAAAGAGCTCAACTGGTCATGCGGCACCACCACCAAATCGACAGAAACACCTGAAGAAAAGGCGATTTTTTGAAAATTTTGAATTTGAGTCGGATCAGAAACCGCCAAATAAACCTTACGGCCGCGACGGAAAATCGGCACACAGCGGTTTTGCACCATCTGCTCTTCAGTCAACACATCCGTCAAGACATGACTACGCGGATAATGGTGCAAATCCAGCAAAGGATAGCTGAACACGCGCGCCACCAGCTCACCAAGGGCTTTGGGAGAAATCACACCATCATCAAACAGCATAGGCATAATGTCTTTATGCGCTTTGATTGCTGCTTGATAATGTTCTGCCTGAGTAGGCGTAATGGTTTGACTTTGCGCCAAGACGCGCAGTAATCCGACACTCATTTTAACCTGATCCGTTTCTGGCAAAGCCACATCCCTAAGCTTTGCTATGTGTTTAATTTAATTGAATACCCTAAAATTTCCGACGGCCTTTTATTTTCCCTTTTACCAGTCGGAGGCGGGTCATTTATTTTCGTTTAATATTATGTTTATTGTTCTTTTTAATATGCGTTTGTTATTATAAAACAAGCTGAGCCAGTCTCAAACCTGCTTTTGAAATTGTATCAACAATTAGAAACTATTTCACAACAGATATAATGTCTGACTCGCTACGTACAAAAAGGCCGGATAATTTCCGGCCTTTTCAAATCTTTTAGATAAAAAAATAACCGCTGAAGCGGTTGGTGGTGGCCAGAGGCGGGATCGAACCGCCGACACACGGATTTTCAATCCGTTGCTCTACCAACTGAGCTATCTGGCCTTCGCGTCTTTCGTTGCGAGATGTGTATTAAACCAAAAACACCGCCTTCACGCAAGCCTTATTTGACAAAAATATTCATAAAATAACTAAACTCATGTTTTATATTGAATTAAAATTTTATGATTTTGGCAGGATTTCCGGCATTTTCTGCGAATTTATTTTATCAGGTCGTCTGAAAACAGAATCATGGTCGTTCATCCTGTTTTTAAGCTACAATATCTGTTTCCCTTTTCGATAAAAACACACACATGCTTTATCAATTTTTAAAAGATATGCTGGATATTCTGCGCCTGCGCTACCGCCCACCGATGGAATATCTCTACACGCTGCCGGTAATTGCCGCTGTATTATTGCTGCTAGGCGTGATTAACGCGGCCAGTATGTCGCCTTTGTTCGGCCAAGAACCTGCCGCGATTGTGTTTGCGGTTTTACTCACCATCGTGAAATGGTTGGTATTGAGCCGCGCCATGCGTGCAGTGATTCATTATTACGGCGGCACACCACGCTTACCGCTATGGGGCTTTACCTTGGCTTCCGAAGCCTTAGCGATTCCTATGTTGGCTTTATTTTATGTGCCGCAATTGGCCACATTGGCACTGTTTTACCAAGTGTGGAGTTTCTGGGCGCAAGCCATCGGTTTTATGAAAATGGGCAATGTTTCCGGCTGGAAAATCATGCTCGGTTATCTGTTGTATTTTCTCGGTACACTCGCCGTTGGTTCGGTCTTGCTGATTTTGTTTATCCAAGCCGGCTGGATGGATGCCGATACCTTAAACCAACAATTGCAAGCGATTATGCAAGCTAAAGAAGCTTAAATATATAGAGGCCGTCTGAAAGATTTCAGACGGCCTCAAACCTTATTAATACATACAAAAAAATCCCACACAGCCAAAACCGTGTGGGATTTTTCTTTTACAATCTGAAGTGTTCAGACGGACTATTACATCATACCGCCCATACCACCCATGCCGCCCATATCAGGCATAGCCGGTTTGTCTTCAGGGATTTCCGCAATCATGCAGTCGGTGGTCAGCATCAAGCCGGCGATAGAAGCAGCGTGTTGCAATGCAGAACGGGTCACTTTGGCCGGATCCAATACGCCCATTTCAATCATGTCGCCGTATTCGCCGCTGCCTGCGTTGTAGCCGTAGTTGCCTTGGCCTTCCAACACTTTGTTCACCACCACGCTTGGCTCGCCGCCGGCATTGGCCACGATTTGACGTAATGGAGACTCAATCGCGCGCAATACGATTTGTACGCCCGCATCTTGGTCGGCATTACCGGTGTGCAGGTTTTCCAGAGCCGAACGGGCACGCAGCAAGGCCACGCCACCACCTGCGACCACGCCTTCTTCAACGGCGGCACGGGTGGCGTGCAGCGCGTCTTCCACGCGGTCTTTCTTCTCTTTCATTTCCACTTCGGTTGCGGCACCGACTTTAATCACTGCTACACCGCCGGCCAATTTGGCCACGCGCTCTTGCAGTTTTTCACGATCGTAGTCGCTGGTGGCCACTTCGATTTGTTGACGGATTTCCGCCACACGGCCTTCGATTTGAGCGGCATCACCGAAGCCATCAATGATAGTGGTGTTTTCTTTACCGATTTCAATGCGTTTGGCTTGACCCAAATCTTCCAAAGTGGCTTTTTCCAAAGACAAGCCCACTTCTTCCGAAATCACTTGGCCACCGGTCAAAATGGCGATGTCTTGCAACATGGCTTTGCGGCGGTCGCCGAAGCCCGGTGCTTTCACGGCCACGGTTTTCAGGATGCCGCGGATGTTGTTCACCACCAAAGTCGCCAAGGCTTCGCCTTCCACGTCTTCAGCGATAATCAGCAGCGGACGGCTGGTTTTGGCGATTTGTTCCAAAACAGGTAGCAGGTCGCGGATGTTGCTGATTTTTTTGTCGAACAACAAGACAAACGGGTTATCCAAGGCCGCGATTTGTTTTTCGGCATCGTTGATGAAGTATGGCGACAGGTAGCCACGGTCGAACTGCATGCCTTCTACCACATCCAACTCGTTTTCCAAAGATTTGCCGTCTTCTACGGTAATCACGCCTTCTTTGCCGACTTTTTCCATCGCTTCGGCAATGATCTGGCCGACCTGCTCGTCAGAGTTGGCCGAAATCGAACCCACTTGGGCGATTTCTTTGGAAGTATCGCAAGGTTTGGCGATGTTTTTCAATTCGTCAACCAAAGCGGCCACGGCTTTGTCGATACCGCGTTTCAGATCGGTCGGATTCATGCCGGCAGTCACATATTTCATGCCTTCCACCACGATGGCTTGTGCCAACACAGTTGCGGTAGTGGTACCGTCACCGGCCACGTCATTGGTTTTAGAAGCGACTTCTTTCACCATTTGCGCGCCCATGTTTTCGAATTTGTCTTTCAATTCGATTTCTTTAGCCACAGACACGCCGTCTTTAGTGATGTGTGGGCCGCCGAATGCGCGATCCAATACCACGTTGCGGCCTTTAGGGCCTAAAGTTACGCGCACGGCGTTGGCCAAGGTGTTGACACCGTTCACCATTTTTTGGCGAACTTCGCTACCGAATTGTACGTCTTTTGCTGCCATTGATATGCTCCAATAAATTATCTGGTTTACAGCCGTCGAACCTTTTCAGACGGCCTAAATATTAGGTTGAGATTATTCTACAATCGCAAAAATGTCTTCTTCGCGCATCACCAACAGCTCTTCGCCGTCGGCTTTCACAGTTTGGCCGCTGTATTTGCCGAAAATCACTTTGTCACCGACTTTCACATCCAAAGCACGGCGTTGGCCGTCGCGGCCTACTTTGCCGGCACCCACGGCAACCACTTCACCCATATCAGGTTTTTCGGCTGCAGCACCCGGCAACACGATGCCTGATGCGGTTTTTTCTTCAGCTTCAACGCGTTTTACCACTACGCGGTCATGTAAAGGACGGATGGTCATGTAATATTCTCCAAAAAAGTTGCATAAAGTTTGTTTTGAAAATTCACAGATAAAACAAAGATATCTGCTTCAACGCAGCTAAAAATAAGGTTATCGGCGCAAAATTCAAGCCCTGAAGCGTAAATTTTTCTGTGGGGTGCGGCCGATTATGTTTCATGATATGCAGTAGGCCGTCTGAAAACAGATGGCACTCTGCACAATACCAATTTTTCAGACGGCATTATTTTTGATAATCATTTTCGATTAGACTATAATCTCCAGCATATTTCTTATTAGGCCGTCTGAAATGTTTCAGACGGCCTCCATTACCTCTGAAGCTGGTTATGCCTATGCTACTCAAAAAATTCCTACTCACCTTCGGCCTGCTTTTTACTACAGGCATTGCCGGAGCCGCGCCTGATTTAAGCCAAAAATCAGACACCGCACCACTTTACGCGCCCGACAGCCATTATCGTTTTGAAACGCTGAATTTCCAATCTGCCGACAGCAAACGCCGCTACCGCATATATTTAGGCATTCCGAAAACCGCCGTGCCAAAGCAAGGCCACAGTGTATTGTATGCGCTCGACGGCAATGCTTTAACCGAAAACCTAAGCCCGTCACGCCTAAACACGCTCAAGCAGCCGCCGGTGTTGGTGCTGATTGGTTATGACACCGATTTGCGCTTCGACACCGCCGCCCGTGCGCACGATTACACGCCGCCGAATCACCAAGATCAAACCTTCAGCGATGCCGTTGACCCCACACGCACCCACGGCGGCGCGGCGGATTTTTTACAACTCATCAACACCGCCATCCGCCCGCAAATCGAAGCGCGCGTAAAGCTCAATCCTGAGCGGCAAATGCTGTGGGGGCATTCCTACGGCGGTTTGTTTGTGCTGTATACGCTTTTAAATTCGCCGCAAAGTTTCACCCACTACATCGCCGCCGACCCCGCCTTGTGGTTTGAACAAGGCAGTTTATATCAGCAATACCAAACCGCGTTCAGACGGCCTGATGTCTTTGGCAACCGCACGTTATTCATCGAACAAAGCCAGCGCAAACGCGAGCGCGACACCAGCAAACTCACGCCCGAACAAGCCGCCCATTTGGCCGCACGACAACAATCCGCCGCACAATTACCCAGCGATGCAGGCAAAAAATTAACCGAGCAAATGTCCGCCCGAAACGACATCCGTGCCGAGTTTACCGGCTATCCCGAATTGGATCACGGCGGCATTTTGCCGGTTTCGTTTCTACACGCCTTGGAAATTGCCGGCGAGCCGTAATATTTTTCAGACGGCCTATTTAAAATAAAGGCCGTCTGAAACCCACACACCAAAAAGGAAAAGACAATGAACCCCAACCGCCCACGTCTTGTACAAGTTGCCTCATGGCAGGATGTCAGCCCGCATCTGCGCCGCATTGTGTTCCACAGCGAAGAATTGGCCGACTATCCTTACGCTTTCAACGGTGCGCCGATGAAAGTATTTCTGCCTGCCGACGGCCAAACCGTGCCGAATTTTCCTGAAATGACACCGACCGGCCCGAAATGGGCAGAAGGCGTGCAACGCCCGTTTGTGCGCACCTACACCGTGCGCGATTTCGACCGCCAAGCCAACACGCTGACGATTGATTTTGTGCTGCACGGCGACAACGGCCCCGCTTCCGCCTTTGCCGAACGCGTGCAAACCGGCCAAACCATCGGCGTGAGCGCATCACGCGGCCGCGATGAAATGCTTAAACCTGCCGCCGAATACCTGATGGTGGGCGACCTCACCTCCCTGCCCGCCATCGAATCCATGCTGCTGGATATGGATGCCGGCGCGCGCGGCAATGTATTTATGCTGCTACCCGAAAACGAAACCCTGCCCTCCACCTTCCGCCACCCGCAAGGCGTGAATGTGCATACCGTTTATGCCGAGCCTGAGCAATACTCGAATATTATCGAACAAGTGCGCCAAGTCCGCCCAACTAGCGACGATTGCTATGTCTGGATTGCCGGTGAAGCCGCAATGGTGGGCGTGTTGCGCGATTTGATACGCAAAGGATGGCAGCTTTCCATCAAACAATGCTACGCCGTGCCATACTGGCGATTGGGTGGAGCGGAAGAAAAATACCACCAAAAACGCCATGATTTTATGGACAGCGATGTGGAATAAGCTACGTTTGCTTGTTTTCAGACGGCCTTATTCAACTTAATCGTCCATCTCGTAAAAAATGCCCGACTTAGAGTCGGGCATTTTGCATACTACTTTTAGAACGTGTAATTCATACCGATACGATATTCACGACCAGCACCTGGTAAGTTACTACGCTGAGCGTGTGGAATGTAATTCTTATTGGTAATGTTGTTTACCGCAAAATTCACATTCATTTTATCGTTGTTCAAAGGTTTCCAGTTGGCCGAAATATCGGTAACGCCGTAAGAAGCTTTACCAGTTCCATTAGCTGCAGTAATTTGAGCACTACTGGTGAAGAAGTTATCTTCCGGTTTAACTTTCTCAACCTGACGACGATGTACAGCCACCTCCAAGTTTGGCTTGTTGAAGCGGTAAGCCAAAGAAGCAGTCCATGTACGGCCAATAGCAGAAGCGTATTCCGGATTAGAGCTTAAGCGCTCACCGTAGAAACGCGGTTTGGCATGCGCAACGCCCAAACGTGCTGTCAAACCTTCATAACGATAAGAAGCGGCCAACTCGTAACCTTTGTTCTTAATGCGACCAGCATTGATGATTTCAGAGGCACACTGCAGGTTGGTGCCATCACACAAGTGGTTATCACGACCGGTGTTGGTACCCAAGGCATCTTTAATATTTTGCCAGAAGTAGCTGCCTTCGAAACCAAACGTACCATCATTGTAGTTAAAGCCGATTTCAGTATTACGGGCTTGTTCAGCTTTGGTACCATCAGCAATCGATACCACACCACGCGCACCGTGAGACATCAGTGCATCATGCATACGTGGGCTACGGGTTGCATAGTTATGGCTGGCACTGAAGCTTAAGCTCGGCATAGCTTGCCAAATCACACCTACGCTTGGATTAATCGCACCATCACTGATTTTCTTACCATCCATGGCTTTGAAATTGAAGTGGTCGTAACGCAAGCCCGCAGTCAAAGTGACATCGTTGATATCAACGATGGCTTCACCATATACGCCTACATCTTGTTTTTCCTGATTGCGAACACCTTCACGGAAAATTTGATGTGGTTTCACTTCTTGATTACGGTAGTTCACACCGTATTTCACTACTACATTATCATGTACGTGCGAATCAAAGTTTACGTTTGCGCCAATGGTATCAAGTTTGGCTTTAGTTGCACCGGTATTTTGTCGACCGCCGGCATAACCGTTACCACTGTCATCAGCAGACCAACGACCTTGCTCCAAGCGATAAATATTTGCGTTGGCTGATTCGGCAAAACCTAAGTTTTTGCCTGTCCATTCCAAGTTGGTATGGTTAACCGTCATTTTACGCATAGCTGGTGCTTGGCGTTCTAAAGACAA
Proteins encoded:
- the pilB gene encoding type IV-A pilus assembly ATPase PilB, which encodes MSVGLLRVLAQSQTITPTQAEHYQAAIKAHKDIMPMLFDDGVISPKALGELVARVFSYPLLDLHHYPRSHVLTDVLTEEQMVQNRCVPIFRRGRKVYLAVSDPTQIQNFQKIAFSSGVSVDLVVVPHDQLSSLLEWIGQRSTTILKEISQEQESSQTPQALYIDNEEAEDGPIPRFIHKTLSDALNAGASDIHFEFYEQMARVRFRVDGQLREVVQPPVAVRGQLASRIKVMARLDISEKRVPQDGRIQIAFHKHGRPIDFRVSTLPTLFGEKVVMRILNSDAATLNIDQLGFEPFQKEMLLEAIHRPYGMVLVTGPTGSGKTVSLYTCLNILNTEDVNISTAEDPAEINLPGINQVNVNDKQGLTFAAALKSFLRQDPDIIMVGEIRDLETADIAIKAAQTGHMVFSTLHTNNAPATLSRMLNMGVAPFNIASSVSLIMAQRLLRRLCPSCKKPIERPPVPALKKAGFTDEDLANDWQMYRPVGCDSCRGKGFKGRVGVYEVMPITEEMQRVIMDNGTEVDIQNMAYQEGMVDLRRAGLLKVMQGLTSLEEVTAHTND
- the groES gene encoding co-chaperone GroES, with the translated sequence MTIRPLHDRVVVKRVEAEEKTASGIVLPGAAAEKPDMGEVVAVGAGKVGRDGQRRALDVKVGDKVIFGKYSGQTVKADGEELLVMREEDIFAIVE
- a CDS encoding siderophore-interacting protein; its protein translation is MNPNRPRLVQVASWQDVSPHLRRIVFHSEELADYPYAFNGAPMKVFLPADGQTVPNFPEMTPTGPKWAEGVQRPFVRTYTVRDFDRQANTLTIDFVLHGDNGPASAFAERVQTGQTIGVSASRGRDEMLKPAAEYLMVGDLTSLPAIESMLLDMDAGARGNVFMLLPENETLPSTFRHPQGVNVHTVYAEPEQYSNIIEQVRQVRPTSDDCYVWIAGEAAMVGVLRDLIRKGWQLSIKQCYAVPYWRLGGAEEKYHQKRHDFMDSDVE
- a CDS encoding alpha/beta hydrolase, encoding MLLKKFLLTFGLLFTTGIAGAAPDLSQKSDTAPLYAPDSHYRFETLNFQSADSKRRYRIYLGIPKTAVPKQGHSVLYALDGNALTENLSPSRLNTLKQPPVLVLIGYDTDLRFDTAARAHDYTPPNHQDQTFSDAVDPTRTHGGAADFLQLINTAIRPQIEARVKLNPERQMLWGHSYGGLFVLYTLLNSPQSFTHYIAADPALWFEQGSLYQQYQTAFRRPDVFGNRTLFIEQSQRKRERDTSKLTPEQAAHLAARQQSAAQLPSDAGKKLTEQMSARNDIRAEFTGYPELDHGGILPVSFLHALEIAGEP
- the groL gene encoding chaperonin GroEL (60 kDa chaperone family; promotes refolding of misfolded polypeptides especially under stressful conditions; forms two stacked rings of heptamers to form a barrel-shaped 14mer; ends can be capped by GroES; misfolded proteins enter the barrel where they are refolded when GroES binds) — translated: MAAKDVQFGSEVRQKMVNGVNTLANAVRVTLGPKGRNVVLDRAFGGPHITKDGVSVAKEIELKDKFENMGAQMVKEVASKTNDVAGDGTTTATVLAQAIVVEGMKYVTAGMNPTDLKRGIDKAVAALVDELKNIAKPCDTSKEIAQVGSISANSDEQVGQIIAEAMEKVGKEGVITVEDGKSLENELDVVEGMQFDRGYLSPYFINDAEKQIAALDNPFVLLFDKKISNIRDLLPVLEQIAKTSRPLLIIAEDVEGEALATLVVNNIRGILKTVAVKAPGFGDRRKAMLQDIAILTGGQVISEEVGLSLEKATLEDLGQAKRIEIGKENTTIIDGFGDAAQIEGRVAEIRQQIEVATSDYDREKLQERVAKLAGGVAVIKVGAATEVEMKEKKDRVEDALHATRAAVEEGVVAGGGVALLRARSALENLHTGNADQDAGVQIVLRAIESPLRQIVANAGGEPSVVVNKVLEGQGNYGYNAGSGEYGDMIEMGVLDPAKVTRSALQHAASIAGLMLTTDCMIAEIPEDKPAMPDMGGMGGMGGMM